The following DNA comes from Solidesulfovibrio fructosivorans JJ].
GTGGTCAAGGAGCCGACCGGCCACAAGGGCGCGTTTCTGACCACTTACCTGTCCCTGCCGGGCCGGTATTTCGTGCTGACCCCCGGACGCGAACAGCGCGGCGTCTCCCGCAAGATCGAGGACGAGGCCGAACGCAAGCGGCTCAAGGAAGCCATTTCCGGGCTCAAGCTGGAAGAGGGGCTCGGCATCATCGTGCGCACCGCCGCTCTGTCCCAGTCCAAGACCGCCCTCGAACGCGACCTGTCCTACTTGAAGCGCCTGTGGAAGGAAGTGCGCCAGCGCGGCACCACGGCCGAGACGCCGAGCCTGATCTACCAGGAGCTGGACCTGTCTTCCCGGGCCGTGCGCGACTACCTTACCGACGAGGTGGGCGAAATCTGGGTGGACGAGCCGGAAACCGCCGGCCGGGTGGCGGAGATGTCCTCCCTGATCTATCCGCGCCGTCCGAGCATCGTCAAACAGCACACCGACATGGACGTGCCGCTTTGGGACCGCTTCAACCTGCGCAAGCAGATCGAGCAGCTCTACGGCCGCGAGGTGACCCTGCCGAGCGGCGGGGTGCTGGCCTTCGACCATGCCGAGGCCCTGACCGCCGTGGACATCAACTCCGGCAAGATCGGCGGCGAATCGAATTTCCGCGAAATGGCGCTCAAGACCAATGTCGAGGCGGCCGAGGAAGTGGCCCGCCAGCTGCGCCTTCGCGACATCGGCGGCCAGGTCGTCATCGACTTCATCGAGATGAAGGACCGCAAGCACGTGGCCGAGGTGGAAAAGACCCTGCGCGCGGCCTTCAAAAGCGACCGGGCCCGCACCGACGTCGGCCGCATCTCCCGTTTCGGGCTGCTCGAAATCGTGCGCCAGCGCCTGGGGTCCTCGGCGCTTTCCATCACCTCCGAGACCTGTCCCTGCTGCAAGGGCTCGGGCCAGCGGCGCAACCACGAATGGCAGGCGTTGACCGTGCTCAAGGACATCTACCGCCAGCTGCGCAAGGACTCCGGCCAGGAAACCGTTACGGCCAAGGTCTCCGAGGAACTGGCTTTGTACCTGCTCAATTACAAGCGGGCGCGGCTTTCGGCCATGGAAGAGGAATTCAAGAAAAAGATCGTCGTCACCGCCATCTGAAGCCATGTCCGAACGCCTGTTGCTGCATATCTGCTGCGGGCCTTGCGCCATTGCGCCCATCTTGCGCCTGCGCGAGGCCGGACTGCGCGTGGTGGGGCTTTTTTACAACCCCAACATCCAGCCCGTGATGGAATACCTGCGCCGTCGCGACGCCCTGGCCCAGGTGGCGGCCAAGCTTGGCGTGGACGTGCTCTACGACGACTACGACCCGCTGCCGCATCTGCGCCGGTCGACCGCCGATCCCGATGCGCGCTGCCGGCCCTGCTGGGACGAGCGTTTGGCCCGCGCGGCCGAAACAGCCCGGCGCTTGGGGTGCGACGCGTACTCTTCCTCGTTACTCTACAGCAAATATCAGGACCACGGCCTGCTGCGCGCCCTGGGCGAGGCGCAGGCCACAAGCCACGGCGTCCCGTTTTACTACCGAGACTTCCGCGTCGATTGGGACGAAGGCGTGGCCCTGTCCAAGGAATGGGGCATCTACCGTCAGCCGTACTGCGGCTGCGTCCTGAGCGAATTCGACCGCTTTTCCAAAAAACTGCGTCGCCCGCCTGTGGTGGGTGAGTAGTTTTTTTGCCTCCGGCGGCCTGGGGGAAACTTTTTGGAAAAAGTTTCCCCCAGGACCCCCTTCAAAAATTTTCAATAGGGAATCCGGATCGTCGCCGGGGACGTCTTGGGATGCTCTTTCACTGGAGAGGGCATGGAATTGTTGTTTGTCGCAGGGCGTTGGTTCGTACTGACGGGTTGGGATTGCTGTTGGAGGTGGGGCGTGCGGTCAGGGGCGACAGGGGGCAGGGCGGTCAGTCAAGCGCATTTTTCCGCCGACATATCGTCAGAAGCATCACATAGCGACAAAGCGTTGTCCCGCCCATCCGCCCGCGGGCCGGCCAAATGAATACTTCTTACGGGAATCCTGCATGCATATTGAAACGTGGATGATTGTCCTGGCCGTGGGGCTGGATCTGGCCTTGGCCGATCCGTTGTGGCTGCCGCATCCGGTGCGGGCCATTGGCGCGGCCTATGCGGTTCTGGACGCCCTGGCCGACCGGCTGGGCCTGCGTAACCGCTTTTTCGGGGCCTGTTGCGTGGCCCTTGTCGCCGGGACAAGCGGCGGGATCGTCTGGCTGCTCGGCCGAATACCGGGCATAGGGGCCGTTTGCGGCCTGTACTTCGCCTATGCCGGCTTGGCCCTGGGCGGGCTTTTGCGCGAGGGGCGCAAGGGGGCGGCGCTGCTTGAAAATGGGCAGGTGGAAGCGGCCCGGACGGTCGTTGCCGGGCTGGTCAGCCGGGACGTGACCGCGCTCGATGCGGCCGGACTGTGGCGGGCGCTGGCCGAGACCGTGGCCGAAAACGCCAACGATGCGTTCGTCGCGCCGTTTTTTTGGCTGGCCGTGGCCGGACTGCCCGGACTTTGGGCATACAAGGCCGTAAGCACCGCCGACTCCATGTGGGGCTACCGCACGCCTCGGTACCGCGACCTGGGCTGGTTCGGGGCCAGGGCCGACGATGCGCTGGCGTGGTTGCCGGCCAGGATTGCGGCCGTTGGCATGTGGATTGCAGCTAAGATTTTGGGCATGGGCAAAGCAGTGCGCTTCGGCGATGTCGTTGCCGATGCCCGAAAAAGCGCTAGCCCGAATGCAGGCTGGCCCATGGCGGCCGCGGCGTGGCTGTGCGGCGCATCCATGGGAGGACCATCCGTGTATTTTGGCCGCTTGGTGCAAAAGCCGGTCTTTGGCCCCACCGAAAGCCTTTGGGATGCGAGACGGTTTGCAATGTTGATGCGATTGGTATTGTTTGAAAGCGGAATTGTTGTCGTAGTAACTGTTTTATTGTAACAGTTGTTTCGTATAGAATGTTCTGCGTTGCGTTTTCTGCGCGTGTCCAGGATCCTGTTGGCGAATGCTGTGTTTTGAATTTTTACCAGGCGAGATAGTTTTTTTATTGACGCAAACAAATTTGTGGTGCTAGAAAATAAAGTACGACTTTTTGAGGAGGGCAGACTTATGGGATTTGAAGGTACCGTCAAGTGGTTCAGTGACAAGAAGGGTTATGGTTTCATCATGCGCGAGGGCGAGGACGACGTGTTTGTCCACTACTCGTCCATCGAGGGCGAAGGCTTTCGCACCTTGCGCGAAGGCGAACTTGTGCAATTCGACATCATTCAGGGCGAGCGGGGTCCCAAAGCCACGAATGTGGTGAAAAACGCCTAGTCGCGCATCCAATTCCACGAAAAAAGCCCCCGGCGCCGCATGGCGCCGGGGGCTTTTGATTTGGAGAAGGGCCGGTCAGGCGCCGAGGGCCTTGGAGCGGTCACGCGAGGCGGCCACGGCGTCGATGACCGCCGCCCGCACGGCCTTGCGGTCGAGGTGCATGAGCGCTTCGATGGTGGTGCCGGCCGGCGAGGTGACCATCTCGCGCAGTACGCTCGGATGAAGCCCGGATTCGGCGACCAGCTTGGCCGTGCCCTCGATGAGCCCGGAAACGATATCCGTGGCCTTGTCCCGGGGAAAGCCCACGAGCACCCCGGATTCGATGAGCGCCTCCATGAAATAGAGGACATAGGCCGGGCCGGAGCCGGCAAGGCCGGTGAAGGCGTCGAAGAGCTTTTCCTCGAGCACGTAGGTGCGGCCAAGCTTGTTGAAAAGCCCGTGGACGAAGGCCCGGTGCGCCTCGCCCAGCTTCGGGTCCTCCAGGCACAGGGCGAACTGGCCCGCGCCGACCAAGGCCGGGGTGTTGGGCATGATGCGCACCACCGGGCATTTGCCGGCCGTCAGTTCCCGAAGCCGGGCCATGGTCACGCCGGCGACGATGGAGCAGACCACCGTCTCGGGCTTGAGATGCGGCGTAAGAGCCTTCATGGCCGAGGCGAGGTACTGGGGTTTGACGCACAGGATCAGGTAATCGGCCCCCGCCGCCAGCGCCTCGGGGGTCGCGGCCGGCGCGGCCAGCTTCTTGTCGGCCAGCGCCTTCACCTTGGCCGGGTCCACGTCGTAGGCCAGGGCCGAGACGTCGGCAACGGCGACAAGGCCATTGATGATGGCCCCGCCCATATTCCCCGCGCCGAGAAAGCCGATGACGGCGGCCATGACCCTAACCCACCATTTCCAGGGCGCTGAAGAAGTAGGACGTTTCGAAAGCGGCGGTTTCCGGGGCGTCGGAGCCGTGGACGGAGTTCTTCTCGATGTCCAGGGCATAGGTCTTGCGGATGGTGCCTTCCTCGGCGTTGGCCGGGTTGGTGGCGCCCATGAGCTTGCGGTAGCGGGCGATGGCGTCGTCGCCCTCGAGGATGGAGACGACCACCGGGCCGGAGATCATGAAGTCCACCAGGCTGCCGAAGAACGGGCGTTCCTTGTGCACGGCGTAAAAACCCTCGGCCTCGGCTTTGGACAGCTGGATCATCTTCATGGCCACGACCTTAAGGCCCCCGTCCTGGATCATTTTGAGGATGGCTCCGGCCAGATTGCGGGAAACGGCGTCGGGCTTGATGATGGAAAGGGTACGCTCCATGGGTGTTGCTCCTTGCTTTTAATTGGAATGCCCGGTCTTGGTTGGATGGTGCCGTATCGTGACACGACCGGGCAGGGCGG
Coding sequences within:
- a CDS encoding Rne/Rng family ribonuclease, translated to MSRGKKRKQKMFISVLPGEQVEVAVAEDGLLLEYYVEMVHQAKTRGHIYKGRIHNIDPALQAAFINYGAERNGFLQIDEVHPEYYQIVHAGERRPKYPPIQKALKKNQELLVQVVKEPTGHKGAFLTTYLSLPGRYFVLTPGREQRGVSRKIEDEAERKRLKEAISGLKLEEGLGIIVRTAALSQSKTALERDLSYLKRLWKEVRQRGTTAETPSLIYQELDLSSRAVRDYLTDEVGEIWVDEPETAGRVAEMSSLIYPRRPSIVKQHTDMDVPLWDRFNLRKQIEQLYGREVTLPSGGVLAFDHAEALTAVDINSGKIGGESNFREMALKTNVEAAEEVARQLRLRDIGGQVVIDFIEMKDRKHVAEVEKTLRAAFKSDRARTDVGRISRFGLLEIVRQRLGSSALSITSETCPCCKGSGQRRNHEWQALTVLKDIYRQLRKDSGQETVTAKVSEELALYLLNYKRARLSAMEEEFKKKIVVTAI
- a CDS encoding epoxyqueuosine reductase QueH; its protein translation is MSERLLLHICCGPCAIAPILRLREAGLRVVGLFYNPNIQPVMEYLRRRDALAQVAAKLGVDVLYDDYDPLPHLRRSTADPDARCRPCWDERLARAAETARRLGCDAYSSSLLYSKYQDHGLLRALGEAQATSHGVPFYYRDFRVDWDEGVALSKEWGIYRQPYCGCVLSEFDRFSKKLRRPPVVGE
- the cbiB gene encoding adenosylcobinamide-phosphate synthase CbiB, with translation MHIETWMIVLAVGLDLALADPLWLPHPVRAIGAAYAVLDALADRLGLRNRFFGACCVALVAGTSGGIVWLLGRIPGIGAVCGLYFAYAGLALGGLLREGRKGAALLENGQVEAARTVVAGLVSRDVTALDAAGLWRALAETVAENANDAFVAPFFWLAVAGLPGLWAYKAVSTADSMWGYRTPRYRDLGWFGARADDALAWLPARIAAVGMWIAAKILGMGKAVRFGDVVADARKSASPNAGWPMAAAAWLCGASMGGPSVYFGRLVQKPVFGPTESLWDARRFAMLMRLVLFESGIVVVVTVLL
- a CDS encoding cold shock domain-containing protein — its product is MGFEGTVKWFSDKKGYGFIMREGEDDVFVHYSSIEGEGFRTLREGELVQFDIIQGERGPKATNVVKNA
- the proC gene encoding pyrroline-5-carboxylate reductase — encoded protein: MAAVIGFLGAGNMGGAIINGLVAVADVSALAYDVDPAKVKALADKKLAAPAATPEALAAGADYLILCVKPQYLASAMKALTPHLKPETVVCSIVAGVTMARLRELTAGKCPVVRIMPNTPALVGAGQFALCLEDPKLGEAHRAFVHGLFNKLGRTYVLEEKLFDAFTGLAGSGPAYVLYFMEALIESGVLVGFPRDKATDIVSGLIEGTAKLVAESGLHPSVLREMVTSPAGTTIEALMHLDRKAVRAAVIDAVAASRDRSKALGA
- the ndk gene encoding nucleoside-diphosphate kinase — its product is MERTLSIIKPDAVSRNLAGAILKMIQDGGLKVVAMKMIQLSKAEAEGFYAVHKERPFFGSLVDFMISGPVVVSILEGDDAIARYRKLMGATNPANAEEGTIRKTYALDIEKNSVHGSDAPETAAFETSYFFSALEMVG